Proteins encoded by one window of Corynebacterium amycolatum:
- a CDS encoding MFS transporter: MTDSSEADKPTDAGNTPESVQKHARANAKRYVWANGLQNIGDQIVAAKTLLPWLLHSAGAPGFFIAMLVPVRESGSMLPQAALTPWVKSRPRRTTVWIAGALGQAIAAALIGLAALFLEGTALGVAVIVALAGFATARALCSMASKDVQGRTIPKGQRGQISGRAAMLGGVAAIIVGAVLWIIRDNVTKPIVAGLIFVAALSWVAAVLIFRGIVEPTNEGDKEEPNKTWWQDTWRLFKEDKNFRDFVIVRSLLLVTALSTSFIVTLSAQVGADLEASDGSGGGVSANVGIFMLAAGFASLVGGKVAGIWSDKSSKKVLTYSSLVGSIVLFLLVASAHWLSAGANAWIFPLGFFAMSVVHAGVRVARSTYVVDMAEGDKRTEYVGAANTIMGVVLLIVGALSGVIASFGPAAALIFLALMGLVGVAMSSRLKEVSAPHKVTP; encoded by the coding sequence ATGACTGATAGCTCGGAAGCTGACAAACCCACGGACGCAGGGAACACCCCAGAGTCGGTGCAAAAACACGCCCGCGCGAATGCCAAGCGTTACGTTTGGGCGAACGGACTACAGAATATCGGCGATCAAATCGTCGCGGCGAAGACGCTGTTGCCATGGCTGCTGCATTCGGCTGGCGCGCCGGGCTTCTTCATCGCCATGCTTGTGCCGGTGCGCGAGTCCGGTTCGATGCTTCCGCAGGCCGCCCTCACACCTTGGGTGAAATCTCGCCCGCGCCGCACAACCGTCTGGATCGCTGGTGCTTTGGGGCAAGCCATCGCAGCAGCGCTGATTGGTCTGGCTGCGTTGTTCCTAGAAGGCACCGCGCTCGGCGTCGCTGTCATCGTCGCGCTTGCAGGCTTTGCAACGGCCCGAGCCCTGTGCTCGATGGCCTCAAAGGATGTCCAGGGCCGCACGATTCCGAAGGGGCAGCGCGGGCAGATTAGTGGCCGAGCTGCGATGTTGGGCGGTGTCGCCGCAATTATTGTTGGTGCAGTGTTGTGGATTATCCGCGACAACGTCACCAAACCAATCGTGGCGGGGCTCATCTTTGTTGCGGCACTGTCGTGGGTAGCAGCAGTTTTGATTTTCCGTGGGATTGTTGAGCCCACCAACGAGGGGGACAAGGAAGAACCGAATAAAACCTGGTGGCAGGACACCTGGCGGCTCTTTAAAGAGGATAAGAACTTCCGCGACTTTGTGATCGTCCGTAGTTTGTTGCTGGTCACAGCATTATCCACGTCGTTCATCGTAACCCTAAGTGCACAGGTGGGAGCTGATCTGGAAGCCTCTGACGGTAGCGGCGGGGGAGTAAGCGCCAATGTCGGTATCTTCATGCTCGCCGCAGGCTTCGCCTCTTTGGTTGGTGGAAAAGTCGCCGGAATCTGGTCGGATAAATCCTCGAAGAAGGTGTTGACCTACTCTTCGCTGGTCGGTTCTATTGTTCTCTTTTTGTTGGTCGCAAGTGCTCACTGGCTTTCCGCCGGTGCGAACGCTTGGATTTTCCCGCTCGGCTTCTTCGCGATGTCCGTCGTCCACGCCGGTGTTCGCGTGGCTCGTTCGACCTATGTTGTGGACATGGCAGAAGGAGACAAGCGCACCGAGTATGTCGGAGCAGCCAACACCATCATGGGCGTTGTCCTGCTCATCGTCGGTGCGCTTTCGGGTGTTATCGCCAGCTTCGGCCCTGCGGCAGCTTTAATCTTCCTGGCACTAATGGGACTGGTTGGTGTCGCTATGTCCAGCAGGCTGAAGGAAGTCTCGGCGCCGCACAAGGTGACGCCTTAG
- a CDS encoding ABC-ATPase domain-containing protein, with amino-acid sequence MPADLYRRLSNLDGKSYGAYKSLRGSHDLPDLDTTLFIDKVQSDPYAPASRARVHIPLSVLDYRGASRAQPGRFSTAELDLLNRRLVRAFKKYGRGLFIDPPGQQVLRRAAVAELRGDAHDVDKHDDALQICLEIQLPARGRRILGREAARLICEDLLDALDDAIVNAPIDALEAAAELEYDQNSLRRAVADADLIGFVADGSVLPRQAGNSQLPKPGATAFTSPESLQHSFQLPSGKTVHGMGIPRGVTLIVGGGYHGKSTLLSSLVTGVYNHVAGDGREFVVADETAVALRAEDGRAITGVDISPFINGLPSGDDTTRFSTANASGSTSQAAGLMEALGSGARVLLIDEDTSATNFMIRDERMRRLIPDDREPITPLVARVRELWEDHGISTVIVAGGSGAFIDVADTVIAMDAYTPYDVTERARELRESATPAAPSPAFAQIGERLLQAGSPAGESRGGHDGRDGRGRGGHRGGRGGGRDGRGRGAKPPKPPRARGLELIQVGKDNLDLRAVSQLMDSSQTEAIARILGAVVKQLDGRTDLIELIQREYDNFCHSLFDATAEFNNSGHLAEPRFQEVTAAINRLRLLR; translated from the coding sequence ATGCCCGCTGACCTTTATCGACGTCTTTCCAACCTCGATGGCAAGAGCTACGGTGCATACAAATCTCTTCGTGGCTCCCACGACCTGCCGGATCTCGACACGACACTGTTTATCGACAAGGTCCAATCCGACCCTTACGCCCCAGCATCACGGGCACGCGTCCACATTCCGCTGTCAGTGCTGGACTATCGCGGCGCATCCCGCGCACAACCGGGCAGGTTCAGCACGGCAGAGCTCGACTTATTGAACCGTCGCCTCGTGCGCGCGTTTAAGAAGTATGGCCGCGGTCTGTTTATCGATCCCCCAGGTCAGCAGGTTTTGCGTCGAGCAGCTGTCGCTGAGCTCCGTGGGGATGCGCACGACGTCGATAAGCATGATGATGCCCTCCAGATCTGCCTGGAAATCCAACTGCCCGCCCGCGGCCGACGCATTCTCGGCCGTGAGGCAGCGCGTCTGATCTGTGAGGATTTGTTGGACGCGCTTGACGACGCCATCGTGAACGCACCCATCGATGCGCTCGAGGCAGCCGCGGAATTGGAGTATGACCAGAACTCATTGCGCCGTGCAGTGGCGGACGCGGACCTGATTGGGTTTGTGGCAGACGGGTCGGTGTTGCCCCGTCAGGCGGGAAATAGCCAGCTGCCGAAGCCCGGTGCGACTGCGTTTACCTCGCCGGAATCGTTGCAGCACAGTTTTCAGCTACCTTCGGGGAAAACGGTGCACGGCATGGGCATCCCGCGGGGCGTGACGTTGATTGTCGGTGGCGGTTATCACGGTAAGTCCACGCTGCTGTCCTCCCTGGTCACGGGCGTATATAACCATGTCGCTGGCGATGGCCGCGAGTTTGTGGTCGCCGACGAGACTGCGGTTGCGCTGCGTGCCGAGGACGGCCGGGCCATCACTGGTGTGGATATCTCACCGTTTATCAACGGTCTTCCCTCCGGTGATGACACGACCCGGTTTTCCACGGCGAACGCGTCGGGGTCGACCTCCCAAGCTGCGGGCCTGATGGAGGCGCTGGGTTCCGGTGCGCGAGTGCTGCTCATCGATGAGGACACCTCCGCGACCAACTTCATGATTCGCGATGAGCGTATGCGCCGACTCATCCCCGATGACCGCGAGCCGATTACTCCACTGGTCGCACGGGTCCGCGAGCTCTGGGAGGACCACGGGATCTCCACGGTCATCGTCGCTGGTGGTTCTGGTGCGTTCATCGATGTCGCGGACACCGTGATTGCTATGGATGCGTACACGCCTTACGACGTCACCGAGCGCGCCCGTGAACTTCGCGAATCTGCCACTCCGGCTGCACCTTCGCCAGCATTCGCGCAGATTGGTGAGCGTTTACTGCAGGCAGGCTCTCCTGCCGGTGAGAGCCGTGGCGGGCATGACGGCCGCGATGGTCGCGGACGTGGCGGTCACCGCGGCGGACGTGGCGGCGGGCGTGATGGTCGTGGCCGCGGTGCGAAACCGCCTAAGCCACCGCGTGCTCGTGGTCTCGAGCTGATTCAGGTGGGCAAGGACAATCTTGACTTGCGCGCTGTCAGTCAATTGATGGATTCCTCCCAAACAGAAGCAATTGCCCGGATTCTGGGGGCCGTCGTCAAGCAGCTCGATGGGCGTACTGACCTTATCGAGCTAATCCAGCGTGAGTACGACAATTTTTGTCATTCGCTCTTCGACGCGACAGCTGAGTTCAATAATTCAGGTCATCTCGCGGAGCCTCGTTTCCAGGAGGTGACGGCGGCAATCAACAGGCTCCGGCTCTTGCGGTAG
- a CDS encoding LURP-one-related family protein, with amino-acid sequence MRSEYSIFDDNGTQIAQITQAGSLGRRMLGIGVKYDIFDMDEDGKEGDKLLTITDPANVFGDTYKVLTPNGAKIATAKTKRFSLKSRLTLSVKGLSDVDVDGGFRGKNYALTSKGRPIAKIDRKYRGLKGAITGKDTYALHLEPNLNEETRAAVIGTALVIDIVRRKNDEAVAVSVS; translated from the coding sequence ATGCGCAGTGAATACTCTATTTTCGATGACAACGGCACCCAGATTGCCCAAATTACCCAAGCAGGATCACTGGGTCGACGCATGTTGGGCATCGGTGTCAAGTACGACATCTTCGATATGGACGAGGATGGCAAAGAGGGCGACAAGCTCCTCACCATCACCGACCCCGCGAACGTTTTCGGCGACACATACAAGGTTCTCACACCCAACGGCGCTAAGATCGCCACAGCCAAGACCAAACGATTCAGCCTAAAATCACGGCTAACTTTGTCCGTCAAAGGGCTTTCCGACGTCGATGTTGACGGCGGCTTCCGCGGTAAAAATTACGCACTGACCAGCAAGGGACGCCCGATTGCGAAGATTGACCGGAAGTACCGTGGTCTCAAAGGCGCTATTACCGGCAAGGACACGTACGCTCTGCATTTGGAGCCGAACTTGAACGAGGAAACGCGGGCTGCGGTGATCGGTACTGCGCTGGTTATTGACATTGTCAGGCGCAAGAACGATGAGGCTGTAGCGGTTAGTGTGAGCTAG
- a CDS encoding cation transporter has product MFTSSTLDHRARKIVAWVAGLNLLGFFIELIVASIIGSAALFADAADFLEDFLINLLVLTALGWSLASRRKASFGLAGLILIPAIAAFGTAIWKMISGEPPEPLTLSVTAIIAMVINLVCAILLMNLRKADSALMRGAWLAARNDVLANLLILAAGVVTIFWFSAWPDIVVGLVIGVINLTAAKEVYEQARAEDPELEMDDDDDD; this is encoded by the coding sequence GTGTTTACCTCATCGACTTTGGATCACCGTGCCCGCAAAATTGTTGCGTGGGTAGCAGGCCTGAATCTTCTCGGATTCTTCATTGAATTAATTGTTGCCTCAATTATTGGCTCCGCAGCGCTGTTCGCCGACGCTGCAGACTTTCTTGAAGATTTCCTCATCAACCTGCTGGTTCTCACCGCATTGGGTTGGTCGCTGGCGAGCCGTCGTAAAGCAAGCTTCGGCCTTGCCGGGCTAATCCTGATTCCGGCGATTGCGGCGTTCGGCACTGCCATCTGGAAGATGATCAGCGGTGAGCCGCCAGAGCCGCTAACGCTGTCGGTGACTGCGATTATTGCGATGGTCATCAACCTGGTCTGCGCGATTTTGCTGATGAACCTGCGCAAAGCCGACAGTGCGCTCATGCGCGGCGCGTGGTTGGCGGCGCGTAACGACGTCCTGGCGAACCTGCTCATTCTCGCCGCTGGAGTGGTCACCATTTTCTGGTTCAGCGCATGGCCGGACATCGTCGTAGGACTTGTCATCGGCGTCATTAATCTCACGGCCGCAAAGGAGGTCTACGAGCAGGCGCGTGCCGAAGACCCCGAGCTGGAGATGGATGACGATGACGACGACTAG
- a CDS encoding lipoate--protein ligase family protein — protein sequence MTPAQKFHSEMKVPGGKLVVADCETTGDTISSISISGDFFLEPDEAYDIINDALLGAPAGDNTERLQARLDAALKDFEDQSGREVRLHGFDTHIIAQVVRRALTQAVDFTDLEWEVLQPGVLPTVMNVALDEVLLDQVNSGQRGPTLRFWDWDDRATVIGSYQSYVNELEPEGVEKHDVQVVRRLSGGGAMFMEGGNCVTYSIYVPEKLVAGLSYVESYEFLDRWVIAALAQLGVNAWYVPINDITSDGGKIGGAAQKRRGSTVLHHVTMSYDIDADKMMEVLRIGKAKIADKGLRSAKKRVDPLRRQTGASRAEVIDTMKQTFINRYGAAEASLSDEDFAAAQHLIDTKYGTEGWTHRVP from the coding sequence ATGACCCCCGCACAGAAATTTCACTCAGAAATGAAGGTTCCCGGCGGCAAATTGGTTGTTGCCGACTGCGAGACCACAGGTGACACGATTTCGTCGATAAGCATTTCGGGCGATTTTTTCCTCGAACCCGATGAAGCCTACGACATTATTAATGACGCTCTCCTCGGTGCGCCTGCCGGGGACAATACGGAACGCCTACAGGCTCGCCTCGATGCGGCGCTGAAGGATTTTGAGGATCAGTCTGGCCGCGAGGTGCGACTGCACGGTTTTGATACCCACATCATTGCGCAAGTCGTTCGACGTGCACTGACACAGGCCGTCGACTTCACTGATTTGGAGTGGGAGGTTTTGCAGCCGGGTGTCCTGCCGACGGTGATGAATGTTGCGCTCGACGAGGTCCTTCTTGATCAAGTCAATTCCGGGCAGCGCGGACCGACTCTGCGTTTCTGGGATTGGGATGATCGTGCCACTGTGATCGGTTCATATCAGTCTTATGTCAACGAACTCGAGCCCGAGGGTGTAGAGAAGCACGATGTGCAAGTGGTGCGTCGTCTCTCCGGCGGTGGCGCGATGTTCATGGAGGGCGGCAACTGCGTCACCTACTCGATCTATGTACCAGAGAAGCTGGTCGCTGGTCTTAGCTACGTCGAATCCTATGAATTCCTCGACCGCTGGGTCATCGCTGCACTTGCGCAGCTCGGGGTCAATGCGTGGTATGTCCCCATCAATGACATCACCTCCGATGGCGGCAAGATTGGTGGTGCCGCACAGAAGCGCCGTGGCTCAACAGTGCTTCACCACGTCACCATGAGTTATGACATCGACGCTGACAAAATGATGGAAGTCCTGCGCATTGGCAAGGCCAAGATTGCCGATAAGGGCCTGCGCAGCGCGAAGAAGCGCGTCGATCCGCTCCGTCGCCAGACCGGTGCCAGCCGCGCGGAAGTCATTGACACGATGAAGCAGACATTCATCAACCGCTACGGTGCCGCCGAGGCATCGCTTTCCGATGAGGACTTCGCTGCGGCGCAGCATCTTATTGACACCAAATACGGCACGGAGGGCTGGACTCACCGAGTCCCCTAA
- the nagB gene encoding glucosamine-6-phosphate deaminase, with protein MEIIIVDSEAEVASIASDYLAHYANKGANLGVATGSTPLATYRELIRRHRAGEVTFKDCSFFALDEYVGLPIEHEQSYYHVIHNEFSDHVDVDPARVHIPDGLADDIGAACEDYERKIIEAGGIDIQLLGIGTNGHVGFNEPASSFGSLTRIKTLHPQTVLDNARFFDSTEDVPYHVVTQGLGTISRAGHLLLLATGFAKAHAIAASIEGPLSASMPASVLQLHPRATVVIDQAAASELKNKEYYEFTYAHKPQWQKDMWK; from the coding sequence ATGGAAATCATCATCGTCGATTCTGAGGCTGAAGTCGCGAGCATCGCTTCGGATTACCTCGCGCACTACGCCAACAAGGGTGCAAACCTCGGTGTAGCAACAGGATCGACCCCGCTTGCGACGTATCGGGAGCTGATTCGTCGCCATCGGGCTGGTGAAGTCACTTTCAAGGACTGCAGCTTCTTCGCACTCGACGAATACGTGGGCCTGCCCATCGAGCATGAGCAGAGCTACTACCACGTGATTCACAACGAGTTTTCCGATCACGTGGATGTCGACCCGGCGCGGGTCCATATTCCCGATGGTCTCGCAGACGACATTGGCGCTGCCTGCGAGGACTACGAACGCAAGATTATCGAGGCCGGCGGCATTGACATTCAGTTACTGGGCATCGGCACAAATGGGCATGTCGGTTTTAACGAGCCCGCCAGCTCTTTCGGTTCCCTGACTCGCATTAAGACGCTGCACCCGCAGACCGTGCTGGATAACGCCCGCTTCTTCGACTCCACCGAAGACGTGCCGTACCACGTGGTCACCCAGGGTCTTGGCACCATTTCACGTGCGGGGCACCTCCTGCTGCTGGCCACAGGTTTTGCAAAGGCGCATGCCATTGCCGCCTCCATCGAGGGCCCGCTGAGCGCTTCTATGCCCGCGTCCGTATTGCAGCTGCACCCACGGGCCACGGTTGTGATTGATCAGGCTGCAGCCAGTGAGCTGAAGAACAAGGAATACTACGAGTTCACCTACGCTCATAAGCCGCAGTGGCAGAAGGATATGTGGAAGTAG
- a CDS encoding ADP-ribosylglycohydrolase family protein — protein sequence MNHNSDAFARVVDRARGVLYGQVIGDNLGALVEFCSAEEIAQRYPHGVRELADGGTHNIAAGQPTDDSEMALALARSLVRCEGYDAADVRESYVRWANSDAFDIGEATTAALLRRAPNPNSQANGALMRISPLAIAYWRNPARAGELARKDAAITHPHPVCIEANSRYASALADVISGGLHQPRRGIGVSALMEWLASQRAQWETEWQASGAVVDSGEPDFSVHQGWLRFALWALHEELRRVEDKTTTFEDSLVRVIGRGGDTDTNAAIVGAFLGGVFGASGIPQRWRDVIDSCSPKRNRPAQYHPNDVAELAEKLVGMES from the coding sequence GTGAATCACAATTCCGATGCTTTCGCCCGCGTAGTCGACCGTGCCCGCGGCGTGCTCTATGGCCAGGTCATCGGCGATAACCTCGGCGCGCTAGTGGAGTTTTGTAGTGCCGAGGAGATTGCACAGCGCTACCCACACGGTGTCCGTGAACTTGCCGATGGCGGCACCCACAACATCGCCGCCGGCCAGCCCACTGATGACTCCGAAATGGCGCTGGCGCTGGCACGCTCACTGGTGCGCTGCGAAGGCTACGATGCCGCCGATGTCCGCGAGTCCTATGTGCGCTGGGCAAACTCCGACGCTTTCGACATCGGAGAGGCCACCACGGCAGCGTTGCTCCGGCGCGCGCCGAACCCGAACTCCCAGGCTAACGGCGCGCTCATGCGTATCTCACCGCTGGCTATCGCGTACTGGCGCAACCCCGCACGTGCTGGCGAACTCGCCCGCAAGGACGCCGCCATCACGCACCCGCACCCAGTGTGCATAGAGGCCAATTCACGTTACGCATCCGCGCTTGCCGACGTCATCAGCGGCGGCCTCCACCAGCCGCGCCGCGGCATTGGCGTGAGTGCGCTGATGGAGTGGCTGGCTTCCCAGCGCGCGCAGTGGGAAACCGAGTGGCAGGCCAGCGGTGCCGTGGTGGATAGCGGGGAGCCGGATTTCTCGGTGCATCAGGGATGGCTGCGCTTTGCGCTGTGGGCACTGCATGAAGAACTGCGCCGGGTAGAAGACAAAACCACGACCTTTGAGGACTCTCTGGTCCGAGTCATTGGCCGTGGCGGCGACACCGACACTAACGCGGCCATTGTTGGTGCTTTTCTCGGTGGCGTCTTTGGGGCCTCCGGCATTCCGCAGCGGTGGCGGGATGTCATTGATTCCTGCTCGCCGAAGCGAAACCGGCCCGCGCAGTATCACCCAAACGATGTTGCGGAGTTGGCGGAGAAACTGGTGGGCATGGAGAGCTAA
- a CDS encoding cupin domain-containing protein has product MKFIEAADFTADRPWGALNVVTMTGATSVRLHWSNQPYKWHINDGEEVFVVVDGAVDMHYRDAGQECVRTLTPGTICFAEAGDEHVAHPQGEARMLVIEKEGSV; this is encoded by the coding sequence ATGAAATTCATCGAAGCCGCAGACTTCACCGCTGATCGCCCGTGGGGTGCACTGAATGTTGTCACTATGACTGGCGCCACAAGCGTCCGGCTCCACTGGAGCAATCAGCCATACAAGTGGCACATCAATGATGGCGAAGAGGTCTTTGTGGTTGTCGACGGAGCCGTCGACATGCACTACCGCGATGCGGGACAGGAATGCGTACGCACATTAACGCCTGGCACTATCTGTTTTGCAGAAGCCGGCGACGAGCATGTCGCGCACCCGCAGGGCGAGGCGCGCATGCTTGTCATTGAAAAAGAAGGCTCAGTCTAG
- a CDS encoding MerR family transcriptional regulator, with protein sequence MIPVSNNDNEYTIGEAAELLGVTTRTLRHWDAIGLLSPQYRTWSDYRLYTDEDIDTALEILVYRAAGVPLKTIEEFIHCDSSSRSRKDRLLAQRTVLTEKIAALHHMVQSLDKLIEEGHTMEAKTKAELLGRDWQNLEAEAEERWGDTTEWEQSQQAQKNMTDNDWAALEAEAKDFADALADAAERHVEPGSEEAAELVDRHLASITRFYEAGREKQILLARMYVADSRFDRYYRGNAGYLLELIEAQARKEGIDPASAEWR encoded by the coding sequence ATGATTCCCGTGAGCAACAACGACAACGAGTACACCATCGGCGAGGCAGCCGAGCTCCTGGGCGTTACAACGCGCACGCTGCGACATTGGGATGCCATCGGGCTGCTCAGCCCGCAGTATCGCACGTGGTCCGACTACCGCCTCTACACCGATGAGGATATCGACACGGCATTGGAGATTCTGGTCTATCGCGCCGCTGGTGTGCCGTTGAAGACTATCGAGGAGTTCATCCACTGCGATTCCTCCTCGAGAAGTCGGAAAGATCGTTTGCTCGCACAGCGAACTGTTCTCACAGAGAAGATCGCTGCCCTGCACCACATGGTGCAGTCTCTGGACAAACTGATTGAGGAAGGACACACGATGGAAGCAAAGACGAAGGCAGAGCTCTTGGGCCGCGACTGGCAGAATCTAGAGGCCGAGGCTGAGGAGCGCTGGGGTGACACCACCGAGTGGGAGCAGTCCCAGCAGGCTCAGAAAAACATGACGGATAACGACTGGGCTGCTCTTGAGGCAGAGGCTAAGGATTTTGCCGATGCGCTTGCCGACGCTGCCGAGCGACACGTGGAGCCAGGTTCCGAAGAGGCGGCCGAGCTAGTTGACCGTCACTTGGCCTCTATTACCCGCTTCTACGAGGCCGGTCGAGAAAAGCAGATTCTGCTGGCTCGCATGTACGTCGCTGATTCCCGGTTTGACCGGTATTACCGCGGCAATGCTGGCTACCTGCTGGAGTTGATTGAAGCTCAGGCCCGTAAGGAAGGTATTGACCCGGCAAGTGCCGAGTGGCGGTAG
- a CDS encoding cation:proton antiporter family protein, which produces MESVYLTAILFSIIGGLGASLLRLPPLIGFLGAGFAVHAMGLEEIPFIDSLAELGVTTLLFTIGLKLNPKDIVAPRVVFSGLGHAFLNTVVFAVLFGVASFLPLRELTGLSVTALIYIGIATSFSSTVFVMSHLEEQNRGASAIGRIAIGVLILQDIIAVGVLVASSGKTPELWALALPLLFFIRPLAARLPNRMFRTELLVLTGIGIAVASYSAFELAGLSGSLGSLVAGILLSSHPISDRLSEALISIRELLLVAFFIEIGLGGLPSAGGYVIAAIMVLFLVFKATIFIWILKRMGLSLRTSALAGLTLSNYSEFGLIVMAAATQQDILPEEWTSIMAVAVAGSFIASSLMAPHEDKIVSFLQKFVPETPEDRLVPEEAKVIIDNADALIMGMGRVGVGVYGRLVNEYGMNVFGVDFDEDRIEELREQGYQVIPGDVTDPELWHHIELEKKPALYVLALSEHAETYAMIQNIRKQDTEAVVATTTKVQRFKDQLLNVGADMAVYLYDGAGEELADRAVETLKQRS; this is translated from the coding sequence GTGGAATCCGTATACCTAACAGCAATACTGTTTTCGATTATCGGCGGACTCGGTGCGTCGTTGCTTCGGCTGCCGCCGCTGATTGGTTTCCTTGGGGCCGGTTTTGCCGTTCATGCAATGGGGCTTGAGGAAATCCCGTTCATTGATTCGCTGGCCGAGCTTGGTGTTACCACCTTGCTGTTCACAATCGGTCTGAAGCTAAATCCGAAGGATATCGTGGCGCCACGAGTGGTCTTTTCGGGGCTTGGCCACGCGTTTTTAAACACGGTAGTTTTTGCCGTGCTGTTCGGTGTCGCCAGTTTCTTGCCGCTGCGTGAGCTCACGGGACTGTCGGTGACCGCGCTAATTTACATCGGCATCGCGACTTCATTTTCGTCGACGGTGTTTGTGATGAGCCACTTGGAGGAGCAGAACCGCGGTGCTTCGGCCATCGGACGTATCGCGATTGGTGTACTCATTCTGCAGGACATCATTGCGGTCGGCGTGCTGGTGGCATCGTCGGGTAAGACCCCGGAGCTGTGGGCGCTGGCGCTGCCACTATTGTTCTTCATTCGCCCGCTGGCGGCGCGGCTTCCCAACCGCATGTTCCGCACTGAGCTGCTGGTTCTCACCGGTATTGGTATTGCAGTGGCTTCTTACTCGGCTTTCGAACTGGCAGGGCTCTCTGGCTCGCTGGGGTCCCTGGTCGCCGGTATTCTGCTGTCTTCGCACCCAATTTCTGACCGTCTGTCGGAAGCACTGATTAGTATTCGTGAGCTACTGCTGGTCGCGTTCTTTATCGAGATTGGTCTCGGTGGTCTGCCAAGCGCGGGCGGCTACGTCATCGCTGCGATTATGGTGCTGTTCCTGGTGTTCAAGGCCACTATCTTCATCTGGATTCTCAAGCGCATGGGACTGTCGCTGCGCACGAGTGCGCTGGCGGGGCTGACGTTGAGTAACTACTCGGAGTTCGGCCTAATTGTGATGGCGGCGGCGACGCAACAGGACATTCTGCCGGAAGAATGGACCTCGATTATGGCAGTCGCCGTGGCGGGTAGCTTCATTGCCAGCTCGCTGATGGCCCCGCACGAAGACAAGATTGTCAGCTTCCTGCAGAAGTTCGTCCCAGAAACCCCAGAGGACCGCCTGGTGCCAGAAGAGGCAAAGGTCATTATTGATAACGCTGATGCTCTCATCATGGGTATGGGGCGAGTCGGCGTTGGTGTCTACGGCAGGTTGGTCAACGAGTACGGCATGAACGTCTTCGGTGTTGATTTCGACGAGGATCGCATCGAAGAGCTGCGCGAGCAGGGCTACCAGGTCATCCCAGGCGATGTGACAGACCCAGAGCTCTGGCACCACATCGAGTTGGAGAAGAAACCAGCGCTGTACGTGTTGGCGCTGTCTGAGCACGCTGAGACCTACGCGATGATTCAGAACATCCGTAAGCAGGACACCGAAGCCGTGGTTGCTACCACCACTAAGGTGCAGAGGTTTAAGGATCAGCTTCTCAACGTTGGTGCTGACATGGCCGTCTACCTCTACGACGGTGCTGGCGAGGAGCTCGCCGACCGTGCAGTGGAGACGCTTAAGCAGCGGTCTTAG
- a CDS encoding histidine phosphatase family protein, whose translation MTDLYLVRHGETEWSRTGQHTSVTDLPLTDNGREEAKALNGWLDPKDFGLVLASPRQRAQETARLAGFHDFEVEEDLAEWFYGDYEGITSKEVQKTVPDWQIWTHGVPNGETAEEVRERVERVVKRVRESREDKAILFAHGHSLRALTTAWLELPIALGQSFPLNTASLSVLGRYHDRPAVLRWNLSRGL comes from the coding sequence ATGACTGATTTATATCTCGTGCGGCACGGCGAAACTGAGTGGTCGCGCACTGGGCAGCACACGTCGGTAACTGATCTTCCTCTGACTGACAACGGCCGGGAAGAAGCGAAGGCTCTCAACGGCTGGCTGGATCCGAAGGACTTTGGGCTAGTGCTGGCATCACCCCGCCAGCGCGCCCAGGAGACCGCTCGATTGGCAGGGTTCCACGACTTCGAAGTCGAAGAGGATCTTGCGGAATGGTTCTACGGCGACTACGAGGGGATTACCTCGAAGGAAGTGCAGAAGACTGTTCCCGACTGGCAGATTTGGACTCACGGTGTGCCCAATGGCGAAACCGCGGAGGAAGTCCGTGAACGGGTTGAGCGCGTGGTCAAGAGGGTGCGCGAATCCCGCGAAGACAAGGCGATTTTGTTCGCCCACGGTCACTCGCTGCGTGCACTCACCACGGCCTGGCTAGAACTGCCCATTGCACTTGGCCAGTCCTTCCCGTTGAATACCGCATCCCTATCCGTGCTTGGTCGCTACCATGACCGACCTGCGGTTCTGCGCTGGAACCTCTCGCGGGGATTGTAG